DNA from Micromonospora nigra:
CTACCCGGGCACCGCGCACGCCTTCTTCAACGAGGACCGTCCGGAGCACTTCGACCAGCGGGCCGCCACCAGCGCCTGGGCCCGGACCCTCGAACACTTCCGGGCGAAGCTTGGCTGAGCCGCGTACCCCCGCAGAGGTGGTCGCCCGCGCGGCGCGGGCGACCGACGTGGCCGACCTCGACGCGGCCGTCGCCGACTGCTTCGCGTGCCCGCGCCTGGTCGACTGGCGGGAGGACGTGGCCCGCACCAGGCGGGCCGCCTTCCGCGACCAGCGGTACTGGGGCCGGCCCGTGCCGGGCTTCGGCGACCCGGCGGCCCGGATCGCGATCCTCGGCCTCGCCCCGGCCGCGCACGGGGGCAACCGCACCGGTCGGATCTTCACCGGCGACCGCTCCGGGGACGTGCTGTTCGCCGCCCTGCACCGGGCCGGGCTGGCCAACCAGCCGACCAGCGTGGCCGCCGACGACGGGCTCACCCTGACCGACACCCGGATCTTCTCCGCCGTGCGCTGCGCCCCACCCGACAACAAGCCCACCCCCACCGAACGGGACACCTGCGCGCCCTGGCTGCACCGGGAGGTCGCGCTGGTCAGGCCCACGCTGCGCGTCGTGGTCGCGTTGGGTGCCTTCGCCTGGGCGGCGTGGTGGCCCACCCTGCGCCATGTGTACGGCGTCCGCCCGCCCAGCCCGCGCCCCGTCTTCGGTCATGGGGCACACTGGTCCGGCACGGCCGCACCGGAACTGTTCGGCTGCTACCACGTCAGCCAGCAGAACACCTTCACGGGGCGGCTGACGCCAGGGATGCTGGACGACGTGTTCACCCGGGCGAAGCAGGTGGCCGGGGCGGACTGAGACTGCGGGGCGATGCTGATGACGGACGGGACACGCCGACCTGAGTCGCCGGCCCGCCTGGTGCGCGGCTGGTGGCCCGTCGTCGCCGTGGCCGCCCTGCTCGCCGCCGCCACCCTGGCCTCCGCATACTCCTCGATCGGCGCGAGCCGGATCCCGCCGGCCGTCGAGGAGGCCCCGTTCGTGCTGGAGTACCCGAGCGGGGAGGCCCAGCCGTCCATCCCCGCCGAGCCGAGGGAGGTCGCCGAGCAGACCGGTGCCCAGATCCCGGCCTGGCTCGGCAAGGCCGCGCTGGCGCTGCTCGGTGCGGTCCTGCTCGCCGGGCTCGGCTATCTGACCTGGGTGCTGGTACGCGGCGTCGCGAGCCGGGTCACCCGTCGGCTGCCCGCCGGGCGGCCCGCCCGGCCCACCCCCGAGGGCACCGCCCTTGAGGTCGTCGCCGCTCTCGACGCCGGACTGGTCGAACTGGACGACCGCTCGACCGACCCGCGTACCGCCGTGATCGCCTGCTGGGTTCGCCTGGAGGAGACCGCCGCCGCGGCGGGCGTGCCCCGGCTGGCCGGTGACACCCCCACCGACCTGGTCACCCGGCTGCTGCGTGGCGACTCCGCCGCCGGCGTGCCGGCCATCGTCAGCGCCGACGTGCTGGCTGAACTGGCCCACGTCTACCGGGAGGCCCGTTACGCCACCCGCCCCGTCGACGAGCACACCCGCGACCAGGCCCGCGCGGCCCTGCGTCGGCTGCGCGGTGAACTGACCGCGGTGGTCGCCGAGGGGGCGGCGTGAGCACCAGCATCGACGACCTGCTCACTTTCGAGGAGGAACGACCGTCGCGCCCCGAACGACGGCAGACCGGGCCCTGGTGGGCCCTGCTCCGCGGGGCTGCGATCGCCGCAGCGGTGGTCGTGGTGCTCATCGCCGGGCTGCGTGCCGTGGGACTGCAGGTGTCG
Protein-coding regions in this window:
- a CDS encoding uracil-DNA glycosylase, with protein sequence MAEPRTPAEVVARAARATDVADLDAAVADCFACPRLVDWREDVARTRRAAFRDQRYWGRPVPGFGDPAARIAILGLAPAAHGGNRTGRIFTGDRSGDVLFAALHRAGLANQPTSVAADDGLTLTDTRIFSAVRCAPPDNKPTPTERDTCAPWLHREVALVRPTLRVVVALGAFAWAAWWPTLRHVYGVRPPSPRPVFGHGAHWSGTAAPELFGCYHVSQQNTFTGRLTPGMLDDVFTRAKQVAGAD
- a CDS encoding DUF4129 domain-containing protein; translation: MTDGTRRPESPARLVRGWWPVVAVAALLAAATLASAYSSIGASRIPPAVEEAPFVLEYPSGEAQPSIPAEPREVAEQTGAQIPAWLGKAALALLGAVLLAGLGYLTWVLVRGVASRVTRRLPAGRPARPTPEGTALEVVAALDAGLVELDDRSTDPRTAVIACWVRLEETAAAAGVPRLAGDTPTDLVTRLLRGDSAAGVPAIVSADVLAELAHVYREARYATRPVDEHTRDQARAALRRLRGELTAVVAEGAA